A region from the Nitrospirota bacterium genome encodes:
- a CDS encoding helix-turn-helix domain-containing protein, with the protein MLTTKESAKYLKVSPATIYRLEKQSLIKSSKIKGQKLFSKKSLEKYLKKNNKFLALPKPTRFKKMPMIKESQAVYVADEERRDT; encoded by the coding sequence ATGCTTACCACAAAAGAATCAGCTAAATACCTTAAAGTAAGTCCAGCAACAATTTATCGCTTAGAAAAGCAATCTCTAATAAAATCATCCAAGATTAAGGGACAAAAGCTATTTAGTAAAAAAAGTTTAGAGAAATATTTAAAGAAAAATAATAAGTTTTTAGCACTTCCAAAGCCGACTCGTTTTAAAAAAATGCCGATGATAAAAGAATCTCAAGCTGTCTATGTTGCTGATGAGGAGAGGAGAGATAC